In Trichocoleus sp. FACHB-46, one genomic interval encodes:
- a CDS encoding acyltransferase family protein, which yields MQINLTPQASQYPYKSDSYRSEIDGIRAFAVTAVIINHFNKDLLPSGYLGVDVFFVISGFVITSSLAGRSSQNFRDFLVGFYTRRIKRLVPALVLFVLITGVLVCLFNPSPSFSLKTGIASLFGLSNLYLLKQSTNYFAASTELNIFTHTWSLGVEEQFYLLFPFLAWFTGFGRLATKGARNLFWVTGTLSVASLIAFVYVYQTNQPAAYFLMPSRLWELSAGCLLFLSLKPSNRFLRALGHLPPLITTGAVVAVLFVPLQFAVQATVAVVVLTAVLITCLRPGTAAYGLFTHPQVVYIGLISYSLYLWHWGVLSLSRWIIGIHWWTVPFQIALMLLLSITSYRYVETPLRRSDWSAVRWQAIGYGMAASVSVAVVLFVLVQIPNLSLYVGRRPSLVAVGVSSLMDVYPLEQANSLWKGGKCILTDSSQVGKRILIEDCTLGNFSNAKKRVMVLGNSFSAAFTQAFDDLVISDGYSVTITSSSGASPVKEIPNKTTIWGKSNDYYWDSVVPSLISRLRTGDWVFLINDMAEFSPKHRTSETDERLKQLENGLEALSVKLSTRGIRLAVLHGIPFAREAKCDPVVAAEQWFSPFGTPCKLPRKSESLRRRDNLNKVLTSLQLRGKLRIVDVFDVFCPEEQCTYNAKNGQLLYRDEFSHPSVEGARLSAPIIRKVLTSS from the coding sequence GTGCAGATAAATCTCACACCCCAGGCAAGTCAGTATCCTTATAAATCAGATTCCTATAGATCGGAAATTGATGGGATCAGAGCGTTTGCGGTGACTGCAGTCATCATTAACCACTTCAATAAAGACCTTCTACCAAGCGGGTATTTAGGTGTAGACGTTTTTTTCGTTATCTCTGGATTTGTTATCACTTCTTCTCTAGCAGGACGTTCCAGCCAGAATTTCCGTGACTTTCTGGTCGGGTTCTATACCAGGCGTATCAAACGCTTAGTGCCAGCGTTGGTGTTGTTCGTGCTCATTACTGGTGTTCTGGTATGTCTCTTTAATCCCAGCCCAAGCTTTTCATTAAAGACTGGCATTGCATCTCTATTTGGTCTTTCCAATCTCTACCTACTAAAGCAGTCCACAAATTACTTTGCCGCCTCCACAGAGCTAAATATCTTCACCCATACTTGGTCTTTGGGGGTGGAAGAACAATTTTACCTTCTGTTCCCATTCCTGGCTTGGTTCACTGGCTTTGGTCGCCTGGCCACCAAAGGAGCAAGGAATCTGTTCTGGGTGACAGGAACACTATCAGTTGCTTCCTTGATTGCTTTTGTCTACGTCTACCAGACAAACCAGCCTGCTGCTTACTTTTTGATGCCCTCCCGTCTATGGGAACTGAGTGCTGGTTGCTTGTTGTTTCTAAGCCTGAAGCCTTCAAATAGGTTTCTCCGCGCCCTTGGGCACCTTCCGCCTTTGATAACCACTGGTGCTGTTGTTGCAGTTTTATTTGTCCCCCTGCAATTCGCTGTGCAAGCAACCGTTGCCGTAGTGGTGCTCACAGCAGTCTTGATTACCTGTCTTCGCCCAGGAACTGCTGCTTATGGCTTATTCACTCACCCACAAGTGGTTTATATCGGTCTGATTTCCTACTCTCTCTATCTCTGGCACTGGGGTGTTCTGTCTCTTAGTCGTTGGATAATTGGCATTCACTGGTGGACGGTGCCATTCCAGATTGCCCTCATGCTACTGCTATCCATCACTTCCTATCGGTATGTAGAGACGCCTCTTCGCCGTTCGGATTGGTCTGCTGTTCGCTGGCAAGCCATTGGATATGGAATGGCTGCCTCTGTCAGTGTTGCAGTTGTGCTTTTTGTTCTTGTCCAGATACCAAATCTGTCTCTATATGTAGGCCGCCGTCCATCATTGGTTGCGGTAGGAGTTTCCTCACTTATGGATGTATACCCGCTAGAACAAGCCAATTCATTATGGAAAGGTGGTAAGTGCATCCTAACTGACAGTTCGCAAGTGGGTAAAAGAATTCTCATTGAGGACTGCACACTGGGTAATTTCTCTAACGCAAAGAAAAGGGTCATGGTTCTGGGGAACTCTTTTTCAGCAGCATTCACTCAAGCATTTGATGACCTTGTGATATCAGACGGATATTCAGTCACGATTACATCCTCGTCTGGGGCATCTCCTGTAAAGGAGATACCTAACAAAACCACCATATGGGGGAAATCAAATGATTATTACTGGGACAGCGTTGTTCCTTCTCTCATCAGCCGTTTAAGAACTGGTGATTGGGTGTTTCTTATCAACGACATGGCAGAGTTTTCGCCCAAGCACAGGACATCCGAAACAGATGAGCGTTTGAAGCAATTGGAGAATGGGCTAGAAGCACTCTCAGTCAAACTCTCGACAAGAGGTATCCGCCTAGCAGTTCTACACGGTATTCCTTTCGCCCGTGAAGCGAAGTGTGACCCCGTAGTCGCAGCAGAGCAATGGTTCTCTCCCTTTGGGACTCCTTGCAAATTGCCTCGCAAAAGTGAGTCACTTCGACGCCGTGACAACTTGAATAAAGTCCTTACCTCCCTACAGCTAAGAGGAAAACTACGCATAGTAGATGTATTTGATGTTTTTTGTCCTGAAGAGCAATGTACTTACAATGCTAAGAACGGGCAGCTCCTTTACAGAGACGAATTCTCTCACCCATCAGTCGAGGGCGCTCGTTTGTCTGCCCCGATCATCCGTAAAGTTCTAACCTCTTCGTGA